AACCTCAATGGAACCAGCGTGTTGGAAATCAACCAGGGCTTGTGCTTTCCTGCATTCTGTATCCTGTGCAGAGGGCTCCTGCTCATTTTCTCACAGCACTTGTGTTCCTTTTCTCATACCTGGAGAACTCGATTCTTCATTGACTTTGTTGTCTTAATAGTTCCCCTGGTGTACATTTTGACCATTTTGCCTGCAATTATCCTTCCTGAGCATATCACTATAATGATCTGTTGCGGAGGGCTGCTGCTCTATCAAATTTACCAAAGGAGAACTTGCTATGCCAGAATGCCTGTCCAGAAAATCcttgaaaaattcatgaaaatcagTCTAGAATCAGAATACAATCCAGCCATTACCTATTACCGTGTTATTAACAGTATATTTACAGCTATTGCCATTTTGGCTGTGGACTTCCCACTTTTTCCCAGAAGATTTGCCAAAACTGAGCTCTATGGAACAGGGGCAATGGATTTGGGAGTAGGCAGCTTTGTTTTTGGGACTGCAATGGTTTGTCCAGAGGTCAGGAGGAAATATACCAAAGGGTCCAGATTTTATTATCTTACAAAATCATTGTACTCTTCTTGGCCATTATTCTTCCTGGGACTAGGACGGTTAATTGTTATAAAATCCATAGGCTATCAGGAACATTTAACTGAGTATGGAGTTCACTGGAACTTTTTCTTTACCATAATAGTTGTGAAACTGATAACATCACTGCTTTTAATGATTATTCCCCTAAATAAATCCTGGATGGTGGCAGTCAGCATTGCCATGTTATACCAGCTAGCCCTTGATTTTACCCCCCTGAGGAGGTTAATTTTATATGGCACTGATGGCAGTGGCTTGAGGGTTGGTTTCTTAAATGCCAACCGAGAAGGAATAATCTCTAATTTGGGGTATGTGGCGATATACATGGCTGGTGTACAAACAGGGTTACATATTCTTAAGAATAGAACACATATCAAAGACTGGTTCAAAGTAGCATGTTGTCTTCTACTAGCAGCTATTAGCCTCTTCATCTCTCTCTACATACTTCAAGTAAATGTAGAAGCAGTGTCCCGAAGAATGGCCAATTTAGCCTTTTGTGTGTGGATAGTTGCTTCTAGCCTGATCCTTCTTAGTTTTTTAGTATTAAGTGATATAATTTTGAGTTTTGCCAAATTTCTAATTAAAGGGGCTCTAGTACCATGTTCTTGGAAACTTACCCAAGCATCTTCTACAAATAAAAAGCATTCAGAATCTCTAGTCCCAGAAGCTGAAAGAAAAGAATCCAGTCTTTGTTTAATCACAGCTCTGAACAGAAACcagctgatttttttcttgctgtcaAATATAACAACTGGTCTGATCAACCTAACAGTAGATACATTACACAGCAGTACCTTATGGGCCTTATTTTTACTCAAACTCCATATGTTTACTAActgtttaattatatatttacttaatttgcaaggtaaaactataaaactttggTAATTAGTAGTGACAGGATGATATTTGAGCAACATGATTTTAATAGGGAAGAATAAGTGTGGAGAAAAATCTGTTAGCAACCCAGTCTTAATCATACCTTGTTATAAAGAATTCCAATCCTCTATgaaagtaatgatttttttttgggggggggattgaacccaggacatttttgccaccgagctacatccttaatgctttttaaaaatttgagacagggtcttgctaggttgctaaggctgaacttgaacttgtgatcctcctgcttcatcttcCCAAgttgggatcataggcatgtgccaccatgcctagcttatattttttttatttgtactttttagagatggggtctctatgttgcttaggctgggctccaacttgagatccttctgcttcagcctcctgagtagctgggtttatAAGCATGTCCCATTGCACCTGGCTGCTTCATTAATGCATCTCAAAATTACATAAAGCACACcaatgaggaagaaataaagacttCTGATTTGTtagagtttatttattaaatgccagtatttttaaagaaacttcacAGTTTTGACGCTTGGAAGATTGGACCGTGAgaacttttattttccaaaaacttTGCATTTGCCAGTCTATTTTTGATTGTACTACTTTTTATAGTGTTTGTTAATTGaaatgtttacattaaaatatttcagtatgaGCTGTGAACTGTCAATATTCCTTTACTGCTTAACTTTAGTCTTTTAATAAAGCCTAGGAATAAGAAGTTTATCAAATACTTACGAAGTCAGAAAACAAATGCTCCAAAGAATAGACTATATTGTATGATGTAGCTTGCACCATAAGTATGAaacaatttttgcttttaaatattttagcctAGTTTGTGCTTGGGAGACAATGATAAAACAGATTTCCTAGTGTCTTGGCTTGCAATGTGTTG
This window of the Ictidomys tridecemlineatus isolate mIctTri1 chromosome 3, mIctTri1.hap1, whole genome shotgun sequence genome carries:
- the Pigw gene encoding glucosaminyl-phosphatidylinositol-acyltransferase PIGW, which codes for MSQKQMKEAFVSNLNGTSVLEINQGLCFPAFCILCRGLLLIFSQHLCSFSHTWRTRFFIDFVVLIVPLVYILTILPAIILPEHITIMICCGGLLLYQIYQRRTCYARMPVQKILEKFMKISLESEYNPAITYYRVINSIFTAIAILAVDFPLFPRRFAKTELYGTGAMDLGVGSFVFGTAMVCPEVRRKYTKGSRFYYLTKSLYSSWPLFFLGLGRLIVIKSIGYQEHLTEYGVHWNFFFTIIVVKLITSLLLMIIPLNKSWMVAVSIAMLYQLALDFTPLRRLILYGTDGSGLRVGFLNANREGIISNLGYVAIYMAGVQTGLHILKNRTHIKDWFKVACCLLLAAISLFISLYILQVNVEAVSRRMANLAFCVWIVASSLILLSFLVLSDIILSFAKFLIKGALVPCSWKLTQASSTNKKHSESLVPEAERKESSLCLITALNRNQLIFFLLSNITTGLINLTVDTLHSSTLWALFLLKLHMFTNCLIIYLLNLQGKTIKLW